In a single window of the Sediminicoccus sp. KRV36 genome:
- the argS gene encoding arginine--tRNA ligase, which translates to MSHDIFAHLRDRTVTALRALLPELPEEAFARVTMEPPREASHGDMATNAALVVGKLAKLAPPKLAADLAAALSALPEVEAAAPAGPGFVNLRLREDYLRGQLPIILREGEAFGQGAEKPGRVNVEYVSANPTGPMHVGHCRGAVVGDALAALLAKAGHQVTREYYINDAGAQVQALGWAAYWRYLEALPVAVHGLWAEDATPEGRKAAVEAAYDTTLQYGGEYLVPVGQALAAERGTTLFPPDPGKLAEVRHFTVAAMMAEIREDLAALGVAHDVFISEAQVVADGVLERAEALLDSQGLIYVGTLPPPKGKLPEDWEEREQTLFRSERFGDDTDRPLRKSDGTGTYFANDIANHLHKIERGFDQLVHVWGADHGGYVKRMQAAVAALSNRSVSLDVVLTQIVHVVKNGAPVRMSKRAGSYITLRDLIEEVGRDAVRFTMLTRKSDAQMEFDLDLVVQQSRDNPVFYVQYAHARCRSVLRGAGDPSLESLAAAPLDSLTDPAELGLIRRLAAWPRVVDAAAAAREPHRVAFFLNDLASDFHLLWNKGKEDTTLRFIQADQPAATQARLALVAATAAVVRSGLRVMGVTPVEEMR; encoded by the coding sequence ATGAGCCACGATATCTTTGCCCATCTGCGGGACCGCACCGTCACCGCCCTCCGCGCTCTTCTGCCCGAATTGCCCGAGGAGGCCTTTGCCCGCGTCACCATGGAGCCGCCGCGCGAGGCGAGCCATGGCGACATGGCAACCAATGCGGCGCTGGTGGTGGGCAAGCTGGCCAAGCTGGCGCCGCCCAAGCTGGCGGCCGATCTGGCCGCGGCGTTGAGTGCCCTGCCCGAGGTGGAAGCGGCCGCGCCCGCCGGGCCCGGCTTCGTCAATCTGCGCCTGCGCGAGGATTATCTGCGCGGCCAGTTGCCCATCATCCTGCGCGAGGGCGAGGCATTCGGACAGGGCGCCGAAAAGCCCGGCCGGGTGAATGTGGAGTATGTTTCGGCCAATCCGACGGGGCCGATGCATGTCGGCCATTGCCGCGGCGCCGTGGTGGGCGATGCGCTGGCGGCGCTGCTGGCCAAGGCCGGCCACCAGGTGACGCGTGAATATTATATCAATGATGCGGGTGCCCAGGTGCAGGCGCTGGGTTGGGCGGCCTATTGGCGGTATCTGGAGGCGCTGCCGGTGGCGGTGCACGGCCTCTGGGCCGAGGACGCCACCCCCGAGGGGCGCAAAGCGGCGGTTGAGGCGGCCTATGACACCACCCTGCAATATGGCGGTGAATATCTGGTCCCGGTCGGCCAGGCCTTGGCGGCCGAGCGCGGGACGACGCTGTTTCCCCCCGATCCCGGGAAGCTCGCCGAAGTGCGCCACTTCACCGTCGCCGCCATGATGGCCGAAATCCGCGAGGATCTCGCGGCGCTGGGCGTCGCGCATGATGTGTTCATCAGCGAGGCGCAGGTCGTTGCAGATGGCGTGCTGGAGCGTGCCGAAGCCCTGCTGGACAGCCAGGGCCTCATCTATGTCGGCACTCTGCCGCCGCCCAAGGGCAAGCTGCCCGAGGATTGGGAGGAGCGCGAGCAGACGCTGTTCCGCTCCGAGAGATTCGGCGACGACACCGACCGCCCGCTGCGCAAATCCGATGGCACCGGCACCTATTTCGCCAATGATATCGCCAATCACCTGCACAAGATCGAGCGCGGTTTCGACCAGCTCGTGCATGTCTGGGGTGCCGATCACGGCGGTTATGTGAAGCGCATGCAGGCGGCGGTGGCGGCGCTCAGCAACCGTTCCGTCTCGCTCGACGTGGTGCTGACGCAGATCGTCCATGTGGTGAAGAATGGCGCACCAGTGCGCATGTCCAAGCGCGCCGGCAGCTACATCACCCTGCGCGACCTGATCGAGGAAGTCGGCCGGGACGCCGTGCGCTTTACCATGCTGACCCGCAAATCCGATGCGCAGATGGAGTTCGACCTGGACCTGGTGGTTCAGCAATCGCGTGATAATCCAGTGTTTTATGTGCAATACGCCCATGCACGCTGCCGCTCGGTGCTGCGCGGCGCGGGGGACCCTTCCCTGGAGAGCCTCGCGGCCGCCCCGCTCGATAGCCTGACCGATCCGGCCGAGCTTGGCCTGATCCGCCGGCTGGCCGCCTGGCCGCGTGTGGTGGACGCCGCCGCCGCCGCGCGGGAACCGCATCGGGTGGCGTTCTTTTTGAATGACTTGGCCAGCGACTTTCATCTACTATGGAATAAGGGCAAGGAAGACACGACCTTGCGCTTCATCCAGGCGGACCAGCCCGCGGCCACACAGGCCAGGCTCGCCTTGGTGGCCGCGACAGCGGCGGTTGTCAGGTCCGGATTGCGCGTGATGGGGGTCACGCCGGTCGAGGAGATGAGATGA
- a CDS encoding M20 family metallo-hydrolase: MPDTTVAPNLVAAVSEARQWQRLMEMGALGGFTDADGHWGVNRACLTQNDRKSRRLLISWAEAAGLSVSVDRLGNLFLRHEGTDPTLAPVLTGSHMDSQPAGGRFDGIWGVIAGLEAVQALREAGVTTRRPIEVVAWTNEEGGRYAPGCMGSMAYAGYRPPETWDAVLDKDGIPFGEALAEHLASEGDLKRRPLGVVEGAAPYAYVEAHIEQGPTLESQDADIGIVTGIQGSRWFLVEITGKSDHAGTTPVSLRRDAVQDMVRAINALNVLMQDPTDTLRFTVASIEVLPNSSNSVAQTARFTIDLRHPDNSTLQPRGNAIEGVIQAALRFCTAQVTERFHAAPTVFAPLVPDAVEAAARAQGLRALRLPSGAFHDAQFMHPLCPTGMIFVPCRGGVSHHPAEYSEPSELAAGARVLAQVLTDLANN; the protein is encoded by the coding sequence ATGCCCGACACCACCGTCGCCCCCAACCTCGTCGCGGCCGTCAGCGAGGCGCGCCAATGGCAGCGCCTGATGGAGATGGGGGCCCTGGGCGGCTTCACCGATGCGGACGGCCATTGGGGCGTGAACCGCGCCTGCCTGACGCAAAATGACCGCAAATCCCGCCGGTTGCTGATCTCCTGGGCAGAGGCGGCTGGCCTCTCGGTCAGCGTGGATCGCCTGGGCAACCTGTTTCTGCGCCATGAAGGCACCGACCCGACGCTGGCACCCGTGCTGACCGGCAGCCACATGGACAGCCAGCCGGCCGGCGGGCGCTTCGATGGCATCTGGGGCGTCATCGCCGGCCTCGAAGCCGTGCAGGCGCTGCGTGAGGCGGGCGTCACCACCAGGCGCCCCATCGAGGTCGTCGCCTGGACCAATGAGGAGGGCGGCCGCTACGCCCCCGGCTGCATGGGCAGCATGGCCTATGCCGGCTACCGCCCGCCCGAAACCTGGGACGCCGTGCTGGACAAGGACGGCATCCCCTTCGGCGAGGCGCTGGCCGAGCACCTGGCCAGCGAGGGCGACTTGAAGCGCCGCCCCCTCGGCGTGGTCGAGGGCGCAGCACCCTATGCCTATGTCGAAGCGCATATCGAACAGGGGCCTACGCTGGAATCCCAGGATGCCGATATCGGCATCGTCACCGGCATCCAGGGCAGCCGCTGGTTCCTGGTGGAAATCACTGGCAAGTCCGACCACGCCGGCACCACACCCGTCAGCCTGCGCCGCGATGCCGTGCAGGACATGGTCCGCGCCATCAACGCCCTGAATGTGCTGATGCAGGACCCGACGGACACGCTGCGCTTCACCGTCGCCTCCATCGAGGTGCTGCCCAACAGCTCCAACTCGGTGGCGCAGACCGCCCGCTTCACCATTGACCTGCGGCATCCGGACAACAGCACCCTGCAGCCGCGCGGCAATGCGATCGAGGGCGTGATCCAGGCGGCGCTGCGCTTTTGCACCGCCCAGGTGACCGAGCGCTTCCACGCGGCCCCCACGGTATTCGCGCCGCTGGTGCCCGATGCGGTGGAGGCAGCCGCCCGCGCCCAGGGCCTGCGCGCCCTGCGCCTGCCCTCGGGCGCCTTCCATGATGCGCAGTTCATGCATCCGCTGTGCCCCACCGGCATGATCTTCGTGCCGTGCCGGGGTGGCGTTTCACATCACCCTGCCGAATACTCGGAGCCTTCCGAACTCGCCGCTGGCGCCCGCGTGCTGGCCCAGGTCCTGACGGATCTGGCGAACAACTGA
- the serA gene encoding phosphoglycerate dehydrogenase — MSDQLSLPKDRIRALLLENISDTAVELLAQDGYNNVGREKKALEGAALHEAIRGVHMLGIRSRTTITDEVLSHADRLMSIGCFCIGTNQVDLDAARHRGIPVFNAPFSNTRSVAELTLGEIVMLLRGIFPKSNAAHIGQWDKSADGYREVRGRTLGIVGYGNIGSQLSVLAEAFGMRVIYFDTAAKLPHGNASRCATLDELLHWSDVVTIHLPETPATMNLLDADRIAKMKPGAFLINNARGTLVDVPALAAALRAGHLAGAALDVFPEEPKRNGDPFISPLQGISNVILTPHIGGSTEEAQSRIGEEVARKLADYSDTGSTEGAVNFPQVALPARPTGTRFMHVHRNAPGVLGNVNQVFAKRGVNIAGQYLQTDGEIGYVVVDAGATRDSEAILAELRALPHTIRARLLYERE; from the coding sequence ATGAGCGACCAACTTTCCCTGCCTAAGGACCGCATCCGCGCCCTGCTGCTGGAGAATATCTCCGACACGGCGGTCGAGCTGCTGGCCCAGGATGGCTACAACAATGTCGGGCGCGAGAAAAAGGCGCTGGAGGGTGCGGCGCTGCATGAGGCGATCCGCGGCGTCCACATGCTGGGCATCCGCAGCCGCACCACCATCACCGATGAAGTGCTGAGCCATGCCGACCGGCTGATGAGCATCGGCTGCTTCTGCATCGGCACCAACCAGGTGGACCTCGATGCCGCGCGGCATCGCGGCATCCCGGTGTTCAACGCGCCGTTCAGCAACACGCGCTCCGTCGCGGAGCTGACACTTGGCGAAATCGTCATGCTGCTGCGTGGCATTTTCCCGAAATCCAACGCCGCGCATATCGGCCAATGGGACAAGTCGGCCGACGGATATCGTGAGGTGCGCGGCCGTACGCTCGGCATCGTGGGCTATGGCAATATCGGCAGCCAGCTCTCGGTCCTGGCCGAGGCCTTTGGCATGCGCGTCATCTATTTCGACACGGCGGCCAAGCTGCCGCACGGCAATGCCAGCCGCTGCGCCACGCTGGATGAGCTGCTCCATTGGTCGGACGTCGTGACCATTCATCTGCCCGAGACGCCGGCCACGATGAACCTGCTGGATGCCGACCGGATCGCCAAGATGAAGCCGGGCGCCTTCCTGATCAACAATGCCCGCGGCACGCTGGTAGATGTGCCGGCCCTCGCCGCCGCGCTGCGCGCCGGCCATCTGGCGGGTGCCGCGCTGGATGTCTTCCCCGAGGAGCCCAAGCGCAACGGAGACCCCTTCATCTCGCCGCTGCAAGGCATCTCCAACGTGATCCTGACGCCGCATATCGGCGGCAGCACCGAGGAAGCGCAATCGCGCATCGGCGAGGAAGTGGCCCGCAAGCTGGCTGATTACTCGGATACCGGCAGCACCGAGGGAGCGGTGAACTTCCCGCAGGTGGCGCTGCCGGCGCGGCCTACCGGCACGCGCTTCATGCATGTGCACCGCAATGCGCCGGGCGTGCTGGGCAATGTGAACCAGGTCTTCGCCAAGCGCGGCGTGAACATCGCCGGCCAATACCTCCAGACGGATGGCGAGATCGGCTATGTCGTCGTGGATGCCGGCGCCACGCGCGACAGTGAGGCCATCCTGGCGGAGCTGCGCGCCCTGCCTCACACCATCCGCGCCAGGCTGCTTTACGAGCGCGAATGA
- a CDS encoding N-formylglutamate amidohydrolase, whose translation MAHDLICPPESHSRAFDLTRPARHLAPLIFVSAHSGRDYSEDFLAAARLDATALRKSEDAFVDELFAATPALGAPLLAARFPRAWCDANREPWELDPSMFDEPLPDWVNSASPRVGAGLGTIARVVASGEAIYRRRLSFQEAELRVRLSWEPFHAALAALVAETRERFGTCLLVDCHSMPTAASPPGEPPDFVLGDAHGSACAPRATRAVEALLQASGRKVQRNDPYAGGYITRHYGRPRENIHAIQIEIARGLYMDERTIQRAPAFAAFQEEMAGLVESLLGLGWDSLLRGGK comes from the coding sequence GTGGCGCATGATCTGATCTGCCCACCCGAATCGCATTCGCGCGCCTTCGACCTGACCCGCCCGGCGCGCCACCTGGCGCCGCTGATCTTCGTCTCGGCCCATTCAGGGCGTGACTATTCCGAGGATTTCCTGGCTGCCGCCCGGCTGGACGCGACCGCGCTGCGCAAGAGCGAGGACGCCTTCGTGGACGAGCTTTTCGCCGCCACCCCGGCACTCGGCGCGCCACTCCTGGCCGCCCGCTTCCCGCGCGCCTGGTGCGACGCCAATCGCGAGCCTTGGGAGCTGGATCCCTCGATGTTCGACGAGCCATTGCCCGACTGGGTCAATAGCGCGAGCCCGCGCGTGGGGGCGGGCCTCGGCACCATCGCGCGGGTGGTGGCCAGCGGGGAGGCGATCTACCGCCGGCGCCTCTCCTTCCAGGAAGCGGAGCTGCGCGTGCGCCTCTCCTGGGAGCCGTTTCACGCGGCCCTCGCGGCCTTGGTGGCCGAAACGCGGGAGCGCTTCGGCACCTGCCTGCTGGTGGATTGCCATTCCATGCCCACCGCTGCCAGCCCGCCGGGCGAGCCGCCGGATTTCGTGCTGGGCGACGCGCATGGCTCGGCCTGCGCCCCCCGGGCGACGCGGGCGGTGGAGGCACTGCTCCAGGCCAGCGGCCGCAAGGTCCAGCGCAATGATCCCTATGCCGGCGGCTACATCACCCGCCATTACGGCCGCCCGCGCGAGAATATCCACGCGATCCAGATCGAGATCGCGCGTGGGCTCTACATGGATGAGCGGACCATCCAGCGCGCGCCGGCCTTCGCGGCCTTCCAGGAGGAGATGGCGGGGCTGGTCGAAAGCCTGCTCGGCCTTGGCTGGGATTCGCTGCTGCGGGGCGGCAAGTAA
- a CDS encoding isocitrate lyase/PEP mutase family protein → MRLGQAETGRPGERLRALLAAHKPLVVPGCYNALSALILEEAGFEAVYMSGYGTSLSLLGLPDAGLATLTEMALNARLIASAVRVPVIADGDTGHGNAINVVRCVEEFIRAGVAGIHLEDQVAPKRCGHVAGREVIGRAEAVAKIRAASDTRKALDPSFLIIARTDSRGAHGGSLEEAIWRANAFLDAGADQAFVEGPASEAEVERITREVKGPVFYNMTGISPRMTAERMGELGIATCILPGALLRHSIMAMGDLAAELRREGPMAEARMTERLSNHRLGNLHKFSGFDQIRQLEEAYLPPEAQEKYEGGLGHRPEVQPGMAPDAKRG, encoded by the coding sequence ATGCGTCTGGGTCAGGCCGAAACAGGACGTCCGGGAGAGCGCCTCAGGGCGCTTTTGGCCGCGCACAAGCCGCTGGTGGTGCCCGGCTGCTACAACGCGCTTTCGGCCCTGATCCTGGAGGAGGCGGGGTTCGAGGCGGTCTACATGTCAGGCTATGGCACCTCGCTCAGCCTGCTTGGCCTGCCGGATGCGGGGCTGGCGACGCTGACGGAAATGGCGCTGAATGCGAGGCTGATCGCTTCGGCGGTGCGCGTGCCGGTGATTGCCGATGGGGATACCGGCCATGGCAACGCGATCAACGTGGTCCGCTGCGTCGAGGAATTCATTCGCGCCGGTGTGGCCGGCATTCACCTGGAGGATCAGGTGGCGCCGAAGCGCTGCGGCCATGTGGCCGGGCGCGAGGTGATCGGCCGGGCCGAGGCCGTGGCGAAAATCCGCGCGGCGAGCGACACGCGAAAGGCACTGGACCCGAGCTTCCTGATCATCGCCCGCACCGATAGCCGCGGCGCCCATGGCGGATCGCTGGAAGAGGCAATCTGGCGGGCCAATGCCTTCCTCGATGCCGGCGCGGACCAGGCCTTCGTGGAGGGCCCGGCCAGCGAGGCGGAGGTGGAGCGCATCACGCGCGAGGTGAAGGGGCCGGTCTTCTACAACATGACCGGCATTTCGCCCCGCATGACGGCCGAGCGCATGGGGGAACTGGGCATCGCGACCTGTATCCTGCCCGGCGCGCTGCTGCGGCATTCCATCATGGCGATGGGGGACCTCGCCGCCGAGTTGCGGCGTGAAGGGCCGATGGCGGAAGCCCGGATGACCGAGCGGCTGTCCAATCACCGGCTTGGCAACCTGCACAAGTTTTCCGGCTTCGATCAGATCCGCCAATTGGAGGAAGCCTATCTTCCGCCCGAGGCGCAGGAGAAATATGAGGGAGGCCTCGGCCATCGGCCGGAGGTTCAGCCTGGCATGGCGCCGGACGCGAAGCGTGGATGA
- a CDS encoding DUF169 domain-containing protein: MPDALPEAGPANAAALAELANALSDLLRLRTLPIGMKLFRDAESMEQVQGLRRPTPGKRFSTCQLVTQARLAGFTLGITHDNVPEFSNCGGVIGLNAPSELYLSGRKMEGVWFENLEASAAHQAQMPRVAPEYHGLVVSPLRSARLDPPDICLFYANPAQMILFINGLQWRNYQRYDFSITGESACADSWGRALRDRTVCLSLPCYAERRYGGVADDEMLMACPPADLQRAVTGLRGLSKAGLRYPIMPYGPQADPAEGMGKSYAGKS; encoded by the coding sequence ATGCCAGATGCATTGCCCGAGGCCGGGCCAGCCAATGCCGCCGCCCTCGCTGAACTCGCCAATGCCCTCTCGGACCTCTTGCGCCTGCGCACGCTGCCCATCGGCATGAAGCTGTTCCGCGATGCCGAGAGCATGGAGCAAGTCCAGGGCCTGCGCCGCCCGACGCCCGGCAAGCGCTTCTCGACCTGCCAATTGGTGACGCAGGCGCGTCTTGCTGGTTTCACGCTCGGCATCACGCATGACAATGTGCCGGAATTCAGCAATTGCGGCGGTGTCATCGGCCTGAACGCCCCATCCGAGCTCTATCTCTCCGGCCGCAAGATGGAGGGGGTCTGGTTCGAGAACCTCGAAGCTTCCGCGGCCCACCAGGCGCAGATGCCGCGCGTGGCGCCGGAATATCATGGCCTGGTCGTCTCGCCGCTGCGCTCGGCGCGGCTGGACCCGCCGGATATCTGCCTGTTCTACGCCAATCCGGCGCAGATGATCCTGTTCATCAACGGGCTGCAATGGCGCAATTATCAGCGCTACGACTTCTCCATCACGGGTGAGAGCGCCTGCGCCGATAGCTGGGGCCGCGCCCTGCGGGACCGCACCGTCTGCCTCTCCCTCCCCTGCTATGCCGAGCGCCGCTATGGCGGTGTGGCCGATGACGAGATGCTGATGGCCTGCCCACCGGCTGATCTGCAACGCGCCGTCACGGGACTGCGCGGCCTGTCCAAGGCCGGGCTGCGCTATCCGATCATGCCCTATGGGCCGCAGGCGGACCCGGCCGAGGGGATGGGCAAGAGCTACGCGGGAAAAAGCTAG
- a CDS encoding ABC transporter ATP-binding protein yields MTKPDPSIHLIRRFWRQHLFHQRKRFALAVLFTLGLAGITALYPIIIQQSFDMFGRGDMSVMWLLPPLIIGVTAARGGFMYLQQITMQGAVLRSIEHLQNGLFTALTRADYATVSAEAPARHASRFTTDATQIREALTRSVNGMGDVLTIIGLVASMLWLDWQLALMAALLYPIAAWPIITIGKRIRRASSGMQDRMGETNALLNESFAAARVVRSYRLEAQEEQRAAAAFADLRRSLFRITSARARVDPILEVLGGLTVALVLGFVGWRVSSGMGTIGEFTGFVAAVLIAARPVRSLGSLNAALQEGLAGLSRVFGIMDTQRLITDAPDAASLPAGRGEVVFERVAFRYAGSAASAIAELSFTAKPGETVALVGPSGAGKSTAITLLPRLFDATAGRITLDGADLRAVRIASLRDAIAYVGQEAVLFDDTAFANIACGRPDATREEVEAASRAAQAHGFIASLPEGYDTPLGPSGGRLSGGQRQRVSLARALLRNPRVLLLDEATSALDAENEAAVQAALETLRAGRTTLVIAHRLATVQKADRIVVMEEGRAIEQGTHAELMALDGLYARLVRTQAFTAA; encoded by the coding sequence ATGACAAAGCCCGACCCCTCGATCCACCTGATCCGCCGTTTCTGGCGCCAGCACCTGTTCCATCAGCGCAAGCGCTTTGCGCTCGCCGTGCTGTTCACCCTGGGCCTGGCCGGCATCACCGCGCTCTACCCCATCATCATCCAGCAGAGCTTCGACATGTTCGGGCGCGGCGACATGAGCGTGATGTGGCTGCTGCCGCCCCTGATCATCGGCGTCACGGCGGCGCGTGGCGGCTTCATGTATCTGCAGCAGATCACCATGCAGGGTGCCGTGCTGCGCAGCATCGAGCATCTGCAGAACGGGCTGTTCACCGCGCTCACCCGCGCCGATTACGCGACTGTGAGCGCCGAGGCGCCAGCCCGCCACGCCAGCCGCTTCACCACCGACGCCACGCAGATTCGCGAGGCGCTGACGCGCAGCGTGAACGGCATGGGTGATGTGCTGACCATCATCGGCCTCGTTGCCTCCATGCTCTGGCTCGACTGGCAATTGGCGCTGATGGCAGCGCTGCTCTACCCCATCGCGGCCTGGCCGATCATCACCATCGGCAAGCGCATCCGGCGTGCATCTTCGGGCATGCAGGATCGGATGGGCGAGACCAATGCCCTGCTGAACGAAAGCTTCGCCGCCGCGCGGGTGGTGCGCAGCTACCGGCTGGAAGCGCAGGAGGAGCAGCGCGCCGCCGCCGCCTTCGCCGATCTGCGCCGGAGCCTGTTTCGCATCACCAGCGCGCGCGCGCGGGTGGACCCCATCCTGGAAGTGCTGGGCGGGCTGACCGTGGCGCTGGTGCTGGGCTTTGTCGGCTGGCGGGTGTCCAGCGGCATGGGGACGATTGGTGAATTCACGGGCTTTGTCGCGGCCGTGCTGATCGCGGCCCGGCCGGTCCGTTCCCTGGGTTCGCTGAATGCGGCCTTGCAGGAGGGGCTGGCCGGCCTCAGCCGCGTCTTTGGCATCATGGACACGCAGCGCCTGATCACCGATGCGCCCGATGCCGCAAGCCTGCCCGCCGGGCGTGGCGAGGTGGTGTTCGAGCGCGTGGCCTTCCGCTACGCCGGCAGCGCCGCCAGCGCCATTGCGGAGCTCAGCTTCACGGCCAAGCCCGGGGAGACGGTCGCCCTCGTCGGGCCCTCGGGTGCCGGCAAATCCACCGCCATCACCCTGCTGCCGCGCCTGTTCGACGCGACCGCGGGGCGCATCACGCTGGATGGCGCTGATCTGCGCGCGGTGCGCATCGCCTCGCTGCGGGACGCGATTGCCTATGTCGGGCAGGAGGCGGTGCTGTTCGATGACACGGCCTTCGCCAATATCGCCTGCGGCCGCCCCGATGCGACGCGCGAGGAGGTGGAGGCCGCTTCCCGCGCTGCCCAGGCGCATGGCTTCATCGCGAGCCTGCCTGAGGGATATGACACGCCGCTCGGCCCTTCCGGCGGCCGTCTTTCGGGCGGGCAGCGCCAGCGCGTGAGCCTGGCGCGCGCGCTGCTGCGCAATCCGCGCGTGCTGCTGCTGGATGAAGCCACCAGCGCGCTGGATGCCGAGAATGAGGCGGCCGTGCAGGCCGCGCTGGAAACACTGCGGGCCGGCCGCACCACGCTGGTCATCGCGCATCGCCTGGCCACCGTGCAGAAAGCGGACCGCATCGTCGTGATGGAGGAGGGGCGCGCCATCGAGCAGGGCACGCATGCCGAGCTCATGGCGCTGGACGGGCTTTACGCCCGGTTGGTGCGGACGCAGGCCTTCACGGCGGCCTAG
- a CDS encoding CCA tRNA nucleotidyltransferase: MSLPGYLLAPGPQRVFAALPDSRAVGGCVRDHLAGLPVHDLDMAAPFAPEVIAERLAAAGFRVFETGLKHGTVTALLEGQPIEVTSLRRDITTDGRHAEVEWTTDWQEDSARRDFTINAMSMGADGALHDPFGGQADLAARRVRFVGDADQRLREDYLRALRFFRFQARYGGDAPDAEAVRAVHAAVPGLARLSAERVWSEIKRLMAAPDPRAALRLMAATGVLGAVLPEAGEAARLDLALARGVGDVLLRIAILLPVGTDIAALASRLRLSGEEAGRLRALHAIADAPAPGERDADALRRFAALARLRSEAAQPAEILLVAAANRPGGQDTRLLDIMPPGLGPAFPLQGRDVLALGLPHGPRIGALLGAARDWWLAGGARADHAACLEKLRELAEAETS; encoded by the coding sequence GTGAGCCTGCCCGGCTATCTGCTGGCCCCGGGGCCGCAGCGCGTCTTTGCGGCCCTGCCGGATTCGCGCGCCGTGGGCGGCTGCGTGCGCGATCATCTGGCGGGGCTGCCCGTGCATGACCTGGACATGGCCGCGCCCTTCGCGCCCGAAGTCATCGCCGAGCGCCTGGCGGCGGCCGGATTCCGCGTCTTCGAAACCGGCCTGAAGCACGGGACGGTGACCGCCCTGCTGGAGGGCCAACCGATCGAGGTCACCTCCCTGCGCCGCGACATCACGACGGATGGCCGCCACGCCGAGGTGGAATGGACCACCGACTGGCAGGAAGACTCGGCCAGGCGGGATTTCACCATCAACGCCATGTCCATGGGGGCGGATGGCGCGCTGCATGACCCCTTTGGCGGCCAGGCGGACCTGGCGGCGCGGCGCGTTCGCTTCGTTGGCGATGCCGATCAACGCCTGCGCGAGGATTACCTGCGCGCGCTGCGCTTCTTCCGCTTCCAGGCGCGCTATGGCGGCGATGCGCCGGATGCCGAGGCGGTGCGCGCCGTCCACGCGGCCGTGCCCGGCCTGGCCCGGCTCTCCGCCGAACGGGTCTGGAGCGAAATCAAGCGGCTGATGGCCGCCCCCGACCCGCGCGCCGCGCTGCGCCTGATGGCGGCAACCGGCGTGCTCGGTGCGGTCCTGCCCGAGGCGGGGGAGGCCGCGCGGCTGGACCTCGCCCTGGCCCGGGGTGTCGGGGATGTGCTGTTGCGCATCGCCATCCTGTTGCCGGTGGGCACGGACATTGCCGCGCTGGCCAGCCGCCTGCGCCTCTCGGGCGAGGAGGCTGGCCGGCTGCGCGCCCTGCACGCCATCGCCGATGCCCCAGCACCCGGCGAGCGCGATGCCGATGCGCTGCGCCGCTTCGCCGCCCTGGCGCGCTTGCGCAGCGAAGCCGCGCAACCGGCTGAAATCCTGCTGGTCGCCGCCGCCAACCGCCCAGGAGGCCAGGATACGCGGCTGCTGGACATCATGCCGCCCGGGCTGGGCCCGGCCTTTCCGTTGCAGGGGCGGGATGTCCTGGCCCTCGGCCTGCCGCATGGCCCGCGCATCGGCGCGTTGCTCGGCGCCGCGCGGGATTGGTGGCTGGCGGGTGGCGCGCGGGCCGACCACGCCGCCTGCCTCGAAAAACTGCGCGAACTGGCCGAAGCGGAGACTTCCTGA
- a CDS encoding CoA pyrophosphatase has protein sequence MTAAELRARLSHPGFLASLPPTSSDDGVAPHQGAIKPAAVLVPLILYSEAPAVLLTRRAAHLNNHAGQVSFPGGRIEPGETPEQAALRESEEEIGLDPRLARLAGRMPSHRTGTGYEITPILGMIEPGFTLTPDPAEVALAFEFPLAILLDPDAPRRERKEWKGRMREYWVWPHGEHFIWGATATILVNLARGLREA, from the coding sequence GTGACGGCCGCCGAACTGCGCGCGCGGCTCAGCCATCCCGGTTTTCTCGCTTCCCTGCCGCCCACCAGCAGCGATGACGGGGTGGCCCCGCATCAGGGCGCCATCAAGCCGGCCGCCGTCCTCGTGCCGCTGATCCTCTACAGCGAGGCGCCAGCGGTCCTGCTGACGCGCCGTGCCGCGCATCTCAACAACCATGCGGGCCAGGTGAGCTTCCCCGGCGGCCGCATCGAGCCTGGCGAGACGCCCGAGCAAGCCGCGCTGCGCGAAAGCGAGGAGGAGATCGGGCTGGACCCGCGGCTGGCGCGCCTCGCGGGCCGCATGCCAAGCCACCGCACCGGCACGGGCTATGAGATCACGCCCATCCTGGGGATGATCGAGCCCGGCTTCACCCTGACGCCCGACCCCGCCGAAGTGGCGCTGGCCTTCGAATTTCCGCTGGCCATCCTGCTCGACCCGGATGCACCGCGCCGTGAACGCAAGGAGTGGAAGGGCCGGATGCGCGAGTATTGGGTCTGGCCGCATGGCGAGCACTTCATCTGGGGCGCCACCGCCACCATCCTGGTCAATCTCGCCCGTGGCCTGCGGGAGGCTTGA